Proteins from one Geomonas agri genomic window:
- a CDS encoding polysaccharide deacetylase family protein yields MKPFIEEALARAYYRLKPWMSRRFQIMLRSVVAKYKRYIFQNVWPIDREAGVTPPGFPGWPQGRRFAVVLTHDVDTARGVARCEQLMAIEQELGFRSSFNFVAYDYHLPPALRKKLVNQGFEVGVHGLEHNRKLYESAETFEQHAVKINSYLKEWGAVGFRSPCVYHNFEWLHQLDIIYEASAFDTDPFEPQSDGLKTIFPVRQTKVPGREYVVLPYTLPQDFTVFILFREKDINIWKEKLRWIAEHGGMALLITHPDYMSFDGTVGYDEYPHEMYRELLDHIRTEYEGQYWHQLPQEVACFWNKSMCKP; encoded by the coding sequence ATGAAGCCCTTCATCGAAGAGGCCCTCGCACGCGCTTATTACCGATTGAAGCCTTGGATGTCACGTCGGTTTCAGATCATGCTGCGCAGCGTGGTGGCAAAGTACAAACGGTATATCTTTCAGAATGTCTGGCCTATAGATCGGGAAGCTGGCGTGACGCCTCCAGGGTTCCCGGGGTGGCCGCAGGGAAGACGCTTTGCCGTGGTGCTGACCCACGATGTGGACACGGCCCGCGGAGTGGCACGGTGCGAACAGCTCATGGCCATCGAGCAGGAACTCGGCTTTCGCTCCTCGTTCAATTTCGTCGCGTATGACTACCATCTCCCTCCTGCCTTGCGGAAAAAGCTGGTCAATCAAGGTTTCGAGGTAGGGGTGCACGGCCTGGAGCACAACAGGAAGCTTTACGAGTCGGCTGAGACCTTCGAGCAGCATGCCGTGAAGATCAACAGCTACCTGAAGGAGTGGGGAGCCGTCGGCTTTCGTTCTCCGTGCGTCTACCACAACTTCGAATGGCTGCACCAGCTGGATATCATCTACGAGGCGTCGGCTTTCGATACAGACCCTTTCGAGCCCCAGTCGGATGGACTGAAAACGATCTTCCCGGTGCGCCAGACCAAGGTCCCGGGAAGGGAATACGTGGTGCTCCCCTACACCCTCCCCCAGGACTTTACGGTGTTCATCCTGTTTCGGGAGAAAGACATCAACATCTGGAAGGAGAAACTGCGCTGGATCGCTGAGCACGGCGGCATGGCCCTGCTGATCACCCACCCCGACTACATGAGTTTCGATGGCACCGTCGGGTATGACGAGTATCCTCACGAAATGTACCGGGAACTGCTGGACCATATCAGGACGGAGTACGAAGGGCAGTATTGGCACCAACTGCCTCAAGAGGTGGCCTGCTTTTGGAACAAGAGCATGTGCAAGCCTTGA
- a CDS encoding endonuclease/exonuclease/phosphatase family protein yields the protein MFNWLLGLNAAYVLLLAAITILNWAGPDRFWVGALNFYLPQIIWVVPGLLLTMAAFRNAKILVWVPLLGVLWVVGPIMDWHWAPRKAWANSPQTLRVMTWNVKYGKRDLMPLIEELSRSRPDIVLFQDAVDAGDGPLADYLAGWQIYNEGQYVVASRLPISNVEVHDLPYHERKGESFLRCRVQVGSRDISLYNVHFKTPRRGLNAFRKARRGAWYIPKAIDRFEANVNTRLRQAQAVSGYLAQEKGEVVVAGDFNSPDHSLVCEALRKAGLTDAFAQAGRGYGYTYGHFLLRNKVPWLRASWMRIDHIMTTPGIKAQNCWVGTSRASDHRPVIADFILSDSR from the coding sequence ATGTTCAACTGGCTCCTCGGACTGAACGCGGCCTACGTGCTGTTGCTGGCCGCCATCACAATTCTCAACTGGGCCGGCCCGGATCGTTTCTGGGTGGGCGCCTTGAACTTTTACCTACCCCAAATCATATGGGTCGTGCCGGGGCTCTTACTGACCATGGCAGCCTTTCGCAACGCGAAAATCCTGGTGTGGGTGCCACTTCTCGGAGTGTTGTGGGTTGTGGGGCCCATCATGGACTGGCACTGGGCTCCGCGCAAGGCATGGGCGAATTCGCCGCAGACGCTGCGGGTGATGACCTGGAACGTAAAGTATGGCAAACGCGACCTGATGCCGCTCATCGAGGAACTGTCCAGGAGCCGCCCGGACATCGTCCTGTTCCAGGACGCCGTGGATGCCGGGGACGGGCCGCTGGCGGACTACCTCGCCGGCTGGCAGATCTACAACGAAGGGCAGTACGTCGTAGCCAGCAGGCTTCCCATCTCCAATGTCGAGGTGCATGATCTCCCCTACCACGAGAGAAAGGGCGAATCGTTCCTGCGTTGCCGGGTGCAGGTCGGTTCTCGCGACATCTCCCTCTACAACGTCCACTTCAAGACCCCCAGAAGAGGCCTCAACGCCTTCCGCAAGGCGCGCCGGGGCGCATGGTACATCCCCAAGGCCATCGACCGTTTCGAGGCTAACGTGAACACGCGCCTCAGGCAGGCCCAGGCGGTGTCCGGGTACTTGGCGCAGGAAAAGGGGGAGGTCGTGGTGGCCGGCGACTTCAACTCGCCGGACCATTCGCTGGTATGTGAGGCCCTGAGGAAAGCCGGCCTGACCGACGCGTTCGCACAGGCGGGGCGGGGATACGGGTACACCTACGGGCATTTCCTGCTCAGGAACAAGGTACCCTGGCTGAGAGCGTCCTGGATGCGCATCGATCACATCATGACCACGCCGGGAATCAAGGCCCAGAACTGCTGGGTCGGTACCAGCAGGGCTTCGGATCACCGCCCCGTCATAGCGGACTTCATCCTCAGTGATTCCCGTTAG
- a CDS encoding acetate kinase encodes MLILTLNCRRFSAQYQLYNWGDQTVMATGMVERIVVGDSFLTHRVPGADAKHLEGECADHKDALRLILDTLVGEGLISGAADIKAIGHRVVHGGERFTKSVLIDENVVEAIKEVATLAPLHNIPNLAGIRAAQELLPELPQVAIFDTAFHQTMPEPAYMYPLPYEWYQKHGVRRYGFHGQSHLHAARRGAELVGVPLEKANIVTIHTGNGVSLCAVKNGESVDTSMGLTPLEGVMMGTRCGDIDPGIIPFMANEAGVSVTELDLFLNQKSGLAGIVGRRVSRRTVVDEAVVGDARCQLALDMESYRLRKYLGAYIAVTGKPDAIVFTYGEGWEDWPVRGMALQEMSPFGIEVDLKRDEEALKGGKEMLISADGSRVKVFVVPSGEDMVLNEDVAAIMGWQ; translated from the coding sequence ATGCTGATTCTCACCCTCAACTGCCGTAGGTTCTCGGCGCAGTACCAACTCTACAACTGGGGCGACCAGACCGTCATGGCCACCGGCATGGTGGAAAGGATCGTAGTCGGGGATTCCTTCCTCACCCACCGGGTTCCCGGCGCGGATGCGAAGCACCTGGAAGGGGAATGCGCGGACCATAAGGATGCACTGCGGCTGATCCTGGACACCCTGGTCGGGGAAGGTTTGATCTCCGGTGCCGCCGATATCAAGGCCATCGGGCATCGCGTGGTGCACGGGGGAGAGCGTTTCACCAAATCGGTGCTGATCGACGAAAACGTGGTCGAGGCGATCAAAGAGGTGGCGACCCTCGCCCCGCTGCACAACATCCCCAACCTCGCCGGGATCCGCGCGGCACAGGAGCTTCTCCCGGAGCTGCCCCAGGTTGCCATCTTCGATACCGCCTTCCACCAGACCATGCCCGAGCCCGCCTACATGTACCCGCTCCCCTACGAGTGGTACCAAAAGCACGGCGTCAGGCGCTACGGCTTCCACGGCCAGTCCCACCTGCATGCCGCCAGAAGAGGCGCCGAGTTGGTAGGAGTGCCGCTGGAGAAGGCCAACATCGTCACCATCCACACCGGTAACGGTGTATCGCTGTGCGCGGTTAAAAACGGGGAATCCGTAGATACCAGCATGGGGCTCACCCCGCTGGAGGGCGTCATGATGGGAACGCGCTGCGGGGACATCGATCCCGGCATCATCCCGTTCATGGCCAACGAGGCGGGTGTCTCTGTGACGGAGCTCGACCTGTTCCTGAACCAGAAGAGCGGCCTGGCCGGTATTGTGGGGCGCAGGGTCAGCCGGCGGACGGTCGTTGACGAGGCGGTGGTGGGTGACGCCCGCTGCCAGCTCGCGCTCGACATGGAATCCTACCGGCTGAGAAAATACCTCGGCGCCTACATCGCCGTGACCGGGAAGCCGGACGCCATTGTCTTCACCTACGGCGAGGGATGGGAGGATTGGCCGGTGCGCGGCATGGCACTCCAGGAGATGAGCCCGTTCGGTATCGAGGTGGACCTGAAACGGGACGAGGAGGCCCTCAAGGGGGGCAAGGAGATGCTGATCAGTGCGGACGGCTCCAGGGTGAAGGTCTTCGTGGTTCCAAGCGGCGAGGACATGGTGCTGAACGAGGACGTTGCTGCCATCATGGGGTGGCAATAG